A stretch of the Opisthocomus hoazin isolate bOpiHoa1 chromosome 2, bOpiHoa1.hap1, whole genome shotgun sequence genome encodes the following:
- the RHOQ gene encoding rho-related GTP-binding protein RhoQ codes for MAHGSAAVMLKCVVVGDGAVGKTCLLMSYANDAFPEEYVPTVFDHYAVSVTVGGKQYLLGLYDTAGQEDYDRLRPLSYPMTDVFLICFSVVNPASFQNVKEEWVPELKEYAPNVPFLLVGTQIDLRDDPKTLARLNDMKEKPISMEQGQKLAKEIGAYCYVECSALTQKGLKTVFDEAIIAILTPKKHTVKKRIGSRCINCCLIT; via the exons ATGGCCCATGGCAGCGCGGCGGTCATGCTGAAGTGCGTGGTGGTGGGGGACGGCGCCGTGGGCAAGACGTGCCTGCTGATGAGCTACGCCAACGACGCCTTCCCCGAGGAGTACGTGCCCACCGTCTTCGACCACTACGCAG TCAGCGTTACCGTCGGGGGCAAACAGTACCTGCTGGGGCTGTACGACACCGCCGGGCAG gaaGACTATGATCGTCTGAGACCTTTATCTTATCCTATGACCGATGTCTTCCTTATCTGCTTCTCAGTGGTAAACCCTGCTTCATTTCAAAATGTGAAGGAAGAGTGGGTACCGGAGTTGAAGGAATATGCACCTAACGTTCCCTTTTTACTAGTAGGAACACAG ATTGATCTTCGTGATGACCCAAAAACTCTGGCAAGACTGAATGATATGAAAGAGAAGCCCATATCTATGGAGCAAGGACAGAAGTTAGCGAAAGAG ATAGGAGCCTACTGCTATGTGGAGTGTTCAGCTTTAACACAGAAAGGACTGAAGACCGTTTTTGATGAAGCTATTATAGCCATTCTAACTCCAAAGAAACACACAGTGAAGAAGAGAATAGGCTCAAGATGCATAAACTGCTGCTTGATCACGTGA